TCCGGTCGATGGAAGACTCTCGCCCCCCTCCTGCCGCCAAGCTTTGGGGGGCGAAGTCATTTAAGGACTTCGGCTTTCCGCTAGAACTCTCCGCGTGTGGGTTCGGAATCGGCCACGAGCGCCAGACGCACTGCGGCCGTTCCCTTATCCCCGGCGACCGAAGGCATGACAAGCACTCTCACGTAGGGTCACAGGGATTCGACCCCGATCGGGGACGGAATTCCGCAGATCGAGGGGTTGGGGGGACGATCTCACCCGATCGCGTTTGATTTCGGCGGCACGATCGCTCGGCCGAAACGGATCGCGTCGCCATCACAAGTCTCCCCGGCGGGCGGCGCCCCGAAGCCTCTGGCCCATCTCTGACTCCTCGCGCTCGCTCATCGCTCGCAGCTCGAGGACGCGCTCGGGCCGCAGCCCCGACGCCTCCGCCTCCTCGATGACGTCGCCGGGGTAGCGAGCGCGGTCCTCGTCCGTGATGGCGGCGCGCGCCCGCAGCTCGTCGAACACCTGCTCGTCGCTGAGTCGCGGGGGAGGGCGGCCCTCGGCCTCCTCGCGCGCGCGGCGCTCCATCAGCGCGGCGTGGTCGGCCTTCACCTGCGCCTGCCAGCGCGCCGCCGCCTCCACGTCGTCGCTCGCCGACTCGTCCGTTCGAGCAGGCTCAGGCTCCTGCCAGCCGAACAGCTCCTCGGCCATTCGGCGGGCGGCGAAGCGACCTGCCTCGTTGAGCTGCCGCTGCCAAGCGCCGTGACGACGAGACCACCGAAAGCCGGCGCGCTTCATCTTGGCGGTCGTCTCCCGCTCGGGCCGCTCGTCGAACCGGAAGCGGACGCGGTTGTCATCTACGTCCTCTTCGATCGAGAAGCCCTCGCCCTCGATGGGCGGCGCTGCGGCCCGCTCCGCGGCGGCCCGCAGCTCCTCGATGCGCCCCCGGACGCGGCGGATGTTGGCGCCGACGTTCTTGGTGTCCATCGGCGTCTTCATCCACGGCGCGAGCTCCAGGGTCCGCTTCGCCCCGGCGAGGAGCTTCGGCGTGACGCCGGGCACCTGCTCGACCGCCTCCCATCCGCCCTTGCGGTAGGCGGCGTTGACGGCCTTGCTGAGCGCGCGCGCGGCCTCGAGCTCGGCGAGCCGCGCCTCGAGCGCCTCGACGGCGTCGGGGTCGTCGCTCGAGATGGCGTACCCGGCGCGCCCCGCCGTCCCCTTGGCCGCCTCGGCCGCGCGCGCCGTGTCGAGCGCCTGGCGGGTCTTGCGATCGTGGCGCTCGAGCGCCTTGCGGTGCCGACGCTCGGAGTGATGCCCGACCAGGATCGGCTGGCCAGGAGGGATTCGATCGAGCTCGCCGCGGGCGTCCGACAGCTGCGCGTCGGCCTCGCGCTCGAGCCGCGCCGCGCGGTGCTCCGCGCGCTCCCGACGGCGCCGCTGGTGCTCCGTCTCGCCGCGCTCCGGCGCGAGCGCCGTCGGCGTCGGAGCAGGGGAGGGCGCTTCGGTCTTCAGCGCGGGGGCCGCGATGCGTCGAGCGTCGACGCGGTAGCCGCGGCTGCCGCGCTCGAGGCGAGCGTACTTCGTCGGCCGGCCCTCGTCGTCGACCTCGGTCCAGATCGTCAGCGTCGCCTTCGAGCGCTTGACCTTTCCCTCCGCCACCAACGCGCCAGGGCGCGACTCGACGCGGGCGACGCGCATTCGGTGCGGCGTCGCGTCGGTGGAGACGATCGTCAGCGCCCGCGCCTTGCCCGTTCGCAGCGCCTCGAGCAGCGCCGTGAAGGGGCCCCCTGCCTCGGCGCTCGCTTCGCCCTCGGGCGGCGGCGGGACAACCTCGCCCTCCATCTCCGTGCGGGAGAAGACGAACGGCAGATCCACCCACTGCGTGTTCATCTTCAGCTGGCGCCGCGCCTTGCTGAGCCCGTTGACGCTCGCCCAGAAGCCGCGCCGCTCACCGGTCGCAGAGCGCCCGAGCGTCACCCACGCGGTCTCGCCGCGGCGCAGCTCCACGCGGCGCATGGCGTGGCCCTTGTCGACGGGCCGAAACCACACCACGCGGTCCCGCTCCCACGCCTCCTCGCCCCTGGCCTCGGCGCTCGCGGCCGGCGCGGGGGTGTCGCCCGTGGGGGTGGTGTCGCCCGCGGGTGCGTCGACGTAGCGGCGCGGCACCTCGAGCGCCTTGAAGGCGCGGTCGAGGTCCTCCGTGAAGACCCGCGCGTGCGTGCCGCGGCGGAGCAACGCCTCGCCACCCTCGCGCCAGCCTTCGCCCTGGATCGAGCGGGCGAGCGCCGCCGCGTCCCGGTACGCCGGCTTCACCTCGTCGACGAAAACCCGGCGCTGAAGCACCGGCATCGCCCGGAGCGCCTCGACCGCCCCCGCGAGCACGGTCCGGAACGCCTGGAGCGTGCGCGCCCCCTCGCCACGCGGCGCGTCGAAGTAGACCTGCCCCAGCTGCACGACGGCGCGGCCGTGCGAGCGGGCCAGCTCGAGCGCCTTCGCCAGGTCCTCCGGCGTCGCACCCCTCGGCGGACTCGGCGCGCGATCCGGCGTCTTCTCCGGCGCTGACGAGACGCTCGGCGCCGCCTCCTTCGGTCGGTGCACGATCACGATCCTGCGCGCTCGGGCCTCGTCGAGGGCGGCCTGGCCGACCTCGCCTGAGAGCAGGTGGAACCCATAGCCTCGCGCCGCGAGCCGCTCGAGCACCTCGTCGAAGCGCTGACGGCGGACGTCCTCACCTTCGCCCGCCCAGTCGGCCCACTCCACGCTGACCGCCTTGGGGCTCTGCTTGCGCACCTGCACGCCGCTCCGCCGCTCGCGACCGGACCGCGTGGCCTTCGGCATCCCGAGCCCAGCGAACACCTTCTGCGGCGTGAGCCGCTCGGCCCTCCGCAGCACCTCGGCGAGCGACGGCCTCTCCCCCACGGGCTCGTCGGCCTCCCGCGCGACGTCGACGACACGCCCCGTGGGCGCGCCCACCTTCGTCGAGCTCTGGGCCGAGAAGACCCGACCCGTGGCCTGCTCGACGAAGTGGAGGATCGAGCCGCCGTCAGAGCCCCGTGGCGCCCAGAACACCCGCGTATGGCGACGCCCGGGCCGCAGGTAGATGCGCACCTCGGCGGCGGGAGGCAGGGACGGGTCGCCGTCGACGACCCGCAGCGCGTCGACGATGATCGCCCGGTCGAGCGCCTCCCTGTCCAGGAGATCGGCCTCCCGATCTTCGCGGACCGTGGCGCCGGAGCGCCGGAGCGTCGACTCGAGCAGGTCGAGGAGCGCGCGAGCGCGCCGCGGATCCACACTCTTTGTCACGACGACCTCCCCTCGGCGTGCGCGCGCAGCCGCTCGAGCAGCGGCGAGAGCGCCTCCGAGAATACGTCGCGCTCTTCGACGGGGCGGTCTCTCAGCGCCTCCGCCAGATCCGCCATCCGCGCCTCGAGCGCAGCCTGATGCTTGGCGTAGAGAGCGGGCGGCGCGGCCAGCAGCTGCTCGACCACCTGCTCGACACCCTCGGCGACCTCGCCCGGGCCCACGCGGCGCGCGCTCTTCGCCTCGAGCCGCTCGAGCGGGATGGCGCCCGGGTCGCCGAAGTTGAGCGGGGCCCCCGAGAGCTTCGGCGCCCGCGCGGCGCCGCTCGACTTGCCTCGGCCTCCCATCAGGTCCCCTCCATGCGGAGCTGCGCGGCCCGGGCGGCGCCCGCGGCCAGCCCGCGCGCATGCATCGCGTCGATGCGCGGCGTGCCGAAGTAGCGGACCGGGGCGAGCTCCTCGAGCGCCGCCGGCAGCGCCGCCTTGCCGTAGACGAGCACGCAGTGCGGCTCGAGGCGCCGCACCGCCTCCGCGTAGCCGTCCGCGAACCAGCGTCGCGCCTGCTCGTCGTCCGACGCGCCCACCGTCGAGACCGCGACGGTGACCC
This is a stretch of genomic DNA from Sandaracinaceae bacterium. It encodes these proteins:
- a CDS encoding DUF3560 domain-containing protein; translated protein: MTKSVDPRRARALLDLLESTLRRSGATVREDREADLLDREALDRAIIVDALRVVDGDPSLPPAAEVRIYLRPGRRHTRVFWAPRGSDGGSILHFVEQATGRVFSAQSSTKVGAPTGRVVDVAREADEPVGERPSLAEVLRRAERLTPQKVFAGLGMPKATRSGRERRSGVQVRKQSPKAVSVEWADWAGEGEDVRRQRFDEVLERLAARGYGFHLLSGEVGQAALDEARARRIVIVHRPKEAAPSVSSAPEKTPDRAPSPPRGATPEDLAKALELARSHGRAVVQLGQVYFDAPRGEGARTLQAFRTVLAGAVEALRAMPVLQRRVFVDEVKPAYRDAAALARSIQGEGWREGGEALLRRGTHARVFTEDLDRAFKALEVPRRYVDAPAGDTTPTGDTPAPAASAEARGEEAWERDRVVWFRPVDKGHAMRRVELRRGETAWVTLGRSATGERRGFWASVNGLSKARRQLKMNTQWVDLPFVFSRTEMEGEVVPPPPEGEASAEAGGPFTALLEALRTGKARALTIVSTDATPHRMRVARVESRPGALVAEGKVKRSKATLTIWTEVDDEGRPTKYARLERGSRGYRVDARRIAAPALKTEAPSPAPTPTALAPERGETEHQRRRRERAEHRAARLEREADAQLSDARGELDRIPPGQPILVGHHSERRHRKALERHDRKTRQALDTARAAEAAKGTAGRAGYAISSDDPDAVEALEARLAELEAARALSKAVNAAYRKGGWEAVEQVPGVTPKLLAGAKRTLELAPWMKTPMDTKNVGANIRRVRGRIEELRAAAERAAAPPIEGEGFSIEEDVDDNRVRFRFDERPERETTAKMKRAGFRWSRRHGAWQRQLNEAGRFAARRMAEELFGWQEPEPARTDESASDDVEAAARWQAQVKADHAALMERRAREEAEGRPPPRLSDEQVFDELRARAAITDEDRARYPGDVIEEAEASGLRPERVLELRAMSEREESEMGQRLRGAARRGDL